One Saccharopolyspora erythraea NRRL 2338 genomic region harbors:
- a CDS encoding phosphatidylserine decarboxylase, whose amino-acid sequence MSTEQEPKTSPLTHLVALARDTVPPMHPAGRPFVLGAAVATLLLRRRWRGAGVLGGILTAWCAWFFREPRRTAPTRDGIAVAPADGTVAHVEKAVPPAELGLGAAPMTRVSVFLTIFDVHVQRVPLSGEVTKVSYRAGKFLSADLDKASEDNERNSMLIRGADGTEVAVVQIAGLVARRIVCSASEGDQVLAGHTYGLIRFGSRVDLYVPADSRVLVEPGQRTIGGETVIAELARA is encoded by the coding sequence ATGAGCACCGAGCAAGAACCGAAGACAAGCCCGCTGACGCACTTGGTCGCGCTCGCCCGCGACACGGTCCCGCCGATGCACCCCGCCGGACGGCCCTTCGTGCTCGGCGCCGCCGTCGCGACCCTGCTGCTGCGCCGCCGCTGGCGCGGCGCCGGGGTGCTGGGCGGCATCCTCACCGCCTGGTGCGCGTGGTTCTTCCGCGAGCCCCGCCGGACCGCCCCGACGCGCGACGGCATCGCGGTCGCCCCCGCCGACGGCACGGTCGCGCACGTCGAGAAGGCCGTCCCGCCCGCCGAGCTGGGCCTGGGTGCGGCCCCGATGACGCGCGTCAGCGTGTTCCTCACCATCTTCGACGTGCATGTCCAGCGGGTGCCGCTCTCCGGCGAGGTCACCAAGGTCTCCTACCGCGCGGGCAAGTTCCTGTCGGCGGACCTGGACAAGGCCAGCGAGGACAACGAGCGCAACTCGATGCTCATCCGCGGCGCCGACGGCACCGAGGTCGCCGTCGTGCAGATCGCCGGACTCGTCGCGCGCCGGATCGTCTGCTCCGCGTCCGAGGGCGACCAGGTCCTCGCCGGCCACACCTACGGGCTGATCCGCTTCGGATCCCGCGTCGACCTCTACGTCCCCGCGGACAGCCGCGTCCTGGTCGAGCCGGGCCAGCGCACCATCGGCGGCGAGACCGTCATAGCCGAACTGGCCCGCGCATGA
- a CDS encoding Uma2 family endonuclease, with amino-acid sequence MVYTPSGQQAPPLWANWEYLVGAWQGLNIPEGWRLELIEERLVPVSPPEYRHGQIVDVLHRDFAARSPRDAAVFRTVSVVIPSRRSLFIPDLLVAAESRAASDAVSVEAEKTLLVAEISGKAESAGDRELKLWSYAHAGAPLYLVVDPWAKGGSVVRLYSEPHNAAYLRCAEVRFGEVIEVPEPFGFSLDTAEF; translated from the coding sequence ATGGTGTACACCCCAAGTGGTCAGCAGGCGCCGCCGCTGTGGGCGAACTGGGAGTACCTCGTCGGGGCCTGGCAGGGCCTCAACATCCCGGAGGGCTGGCGGCTGGAACTGATCGAGGAGCGGCTGGTCCCGGTTTCCCCGCCCGAGTACCGGCACGGCCAGATCGTCGATGTCCTCCACCGCGACTTCGCGGCGCGAAGTCCGCGCGACGCCGCCGTTTTCCGGACCGTCAGCGTTGTCATCCCGTCCAGGCGCAGCCTTTTCATCCCGGACCTGCTGGTGGCTGCGGAATCGCGGGCCGCGTCGGACGCGGTGTCGGTCGAGGCGGAGAAAACCCTTCTGGTGGCCGAGATATCCGGCAAGGCCGAGTCGGCCGGGGACCGCGAGCTCAAGCTGTGGAGCTACGCCCACGCCGGGGCTCCGCTGTACCTGGTCGTCGATCCGTGGGCGAAGGGCGGGTCGGTGGTGCGGCTGTACTCCGAACCGCACAACGCCGCCTACCTCCGGTGCGCCGAGGTCCGCTTCGGCGAGGTGATCGAGGTGCCGGAGCCGTTCGGGTTCTCCCTCGACACCGCCGAGTTCTGA
- a CDS encoding LytR C-terminal domain-containing protein: MTTGEPSSGPSRTKLAGFGLIGVGVVAAVVGVSTAVSGDPRDTAQQTPPADPPVASSVQNPPPVPPQEPPAPSTPAPPPAPSTQPQSPPPLPPAQETQPPKPSPEVPGDVAQVRIVVRVYNNSTIAGLAHRASEDFRRAGYDVPEVGNYSAGRIYTTTVYFRPGTEEEQQAKVVASQFGARMEPRFPGIETASPGVIAIVTNDYKGPAQGK; encoded by the coding sequence ATGACTACAGGGGAACCGTCCTCCGGGCCCTCCAGGACCAAGCTCGCCGGCTTCGGGCTGATCGGCGTCGGGGTGGTGGCGGCCGTGGTCGGCGTGAGCACCGCGGTCTCCGGCGACCCGCGCGACACCGCGCAGCAGACGCCGCCCGCCGATCCGCCGGTCGCCTCGTCGGTGCAGAACCCGCCGCCGGTGCCGCCGCAGGAGCCGCCGGCCCCCAGCACCCCGGCGCCGCCTCCGGCACCGAGCACGCAGCCGCAGTCGCCGCCGCCGCTCCCGCCGGCGCAGGAGACCCAGCCGCCCAAGCCGTCTCCCGAGGTGCCGGGCGATGTCGCGCAGGTGCGGATCGTCGTCCGCGTCTACAACAACAGCACCATCGCCGGGCTCGCGCACCGCGCGTCGGAGGACTTCCGCCGCGCCGGCTACGACGTGCCGGAGGTCGGCAACTACTCCGCGGGCCGCATCTACACGACCACGGTCTACTTCCGGCCCGGCACCGAGGAGGAGCAGCAGGCCAAGGTGGTCGCGTCGCAGTTCGGCGCGCGGATGGAACCGCGGTTCCCCGGCATCGAGACGGCGAGCCCAGGCGTGATCGCGATCGTCACCAACGACTACAAGGGACCCGCGCAGGGGAAGTGA
- a CDS encoding DUF3263 domain-containing protein, with translation MPEQAAPEHDRVDPLPSDGELGEREWSILAFERQWWKSAGRKDQAIRELFDMSSSRYYQLLNALLDNPAAFRADPMLIKRLRKVRTSRQRGRSARDLGIELH, from the coding sequence CTGCCGGAGCAGGCGGCCCCGGAGCACGACCGCGTGGACCCGCTGCCCTCCGACGGCGAACTCGGCGAGCGGGAGTGGAGCATCCTGGCCTTCGAGCGGCAGTGGTGGAAGTCGGCGGGCCGCAAGGACCAGGCGATCCGCGAGCTGTTCGACATGTCCTCGTCGCGCTACTACCAGTTGCTCAACGCCTTGCTGGACAACCCCGCGGCGTTCCGGGCCGATCCGATGTTGATCAAGAGGCTGCGTAAGGTGCGGACCAGCCGGCAGCGGGGCCGGTCCGCTCGCGATCTGGGAATCGAGTTGCACTGA
- a CDS encoding peptide deformylase has translation MAVHPIRIVGDPVLHNPTRLVENFDDELRTLVDDMFETMAAASGVGLAANQIGVDLRLFVYDCPDDEGVQHRGVVVNPVLETTEVPESMPDPEEDWEGCLSVPGESFPTGRADWAKVTGSDVDGNPVEVEGTGFFARCLQHETDHLDGFLYLSRLVGRHARAAKKTVKRNGWGVPGMSWDPSEHGDPFADE, from the coding sequence ATGGCTGTCCACCCCATCCGCATCGTCGGCGACCCGGTGCTGCACAACCCGACCCGCCTGGTGGAGAACTTCGACGACGAGCTGCGCACGCTCGTCGACGACATGTTCGAGACCATGGCCGCCGCCAGCGGTGTCGGGCTCGCGGCCAACCAGATCGGCGTCGACCTGCGGTTGTTCGTCTACGACTGCCCCGACGACGAAGGCGTCCAGCACCGGGGCGTCGTGGTGAACCCCGTCCTGGAGACCACCGAGGTCCCGGAGAGCATGCCCGATCCGGAGGAGGACTGGGAAGGGTGCCTCTCGGTGCCGGGCGAGTCGTTCCCCACCGGACGCGCCGACTGGGCGAAGGTGACGGGGTCCGATGTGGACGGAAACCCGGTCGAGGTCGAGGGCACCGGCTTCTTCGCGCGCTGCCTCCAGCACGAGACCGACCACCTCGACGGGTTCCTGTACCTGAGCAGGCTGGTCGGCAGGCACGCCAGGGCGGCGAAGAAGACCGTCAAGCGCAACGGCTGGGGTGTACCGGGCATGTCCTGGGACCCGTCGGAGCACGGCGACCCCTTCGCCGACGAGTGA
- a CDS encoding CDP-alcohol phosphatidyltransferase family protein yields the protein MSMRDTPGVRLLPNAITVLAMCAGLSAVMFALNQQPTGAIAAIGVAAVLDALDGRIARLLDATTKMGAELDSLSDAMSFGVAPALTLYVWQLQDNRAGWVVALIFAVCMVLRLARFNTLLEDTAQPPFAKEFFVGVPAPAAGLLALLPLTLTAHFEHLGWWSQQPVVMVWVIAVAALAVSRLPTLSLKTVRVPPKAVAPLLVAVALLASGIITFPLISLAIAMVVYLLHIPYALYRYRWLASHPEAWEAAPRERRAIRRRTQRRLGLRPPLRRSVAGAPPRMRLPRRGGRPEGPRRSWRRLGLRRNRDDSAPR from the coding sequence ATGAGCATGCGCGACACCCCAGGCGTCCGGCTGCTGCCCAACGCCATCACCGTGCTGGCGATGTGCGCCGGGCTGTCCGCCGTGATGTTCGCGCTGAACCAGCAGCCGACCGGGGCCATCGCCGCGATCGGGGTGGCCGCCGTGCTCGATGCTCTGGACGGCCGGATAGCGCGCCTGCTCGACGCCACCACCAAGATGGGGGCCGAGCTGGACTCGCTGTCGGACGCGATGTCCTTCGGCGTCGCTCCCGCCCTGACGCTGTACGTGTGGCAGTTGCAGGACAACCGGGCGGGCTGGGTCGTCGCGCTGATCTTCGCGGTGTGCATGGTGCTGCGCCTCGCGCGCTTCAACACGCTGCTGGAGGACACCGCGCAGCCGCCGTTCGCCAAGGAGTTCTTCGTCGGCGTGCCCGCCCCGGCGGCCGGTCTGCTCGCGCTGCTGCCGCTGACGCTGACCGCGCACTTCGAGCACCTCGGCTGGTGGTCGCAGCAGCCGGTGGTGATGGTGTGGGTGATCGCCGTGGCCGCGCTGGCGGTGAGCCGGCTGCCGACGCTGTCGCTCAAGACTGTCCGGGTGCCGCCGAAGGCCGTCGCCCCGCTGCTGGTGGCCGTCGCGCTGCTGGCCTCCGGGATCATCACCTTCCCGCTGATCTCCCTGGCCATCGCGATGGTGGTGTACCTGCTGCACATCCCGTACGCGCTCTACCGATACCGCTGGCTGGCCTCGCACCCGGAGGCGTGGGAGGCCGCGCCGCGCGAGCGGCGCGCGATCCGGCGCCGCACGCAGCGGCGGCTCGGCCTGCGGCCGCCGCTGCGCCGCAGCGTGGCGGGCGCACCGCCGCGGATGCGGCTGCCCCGCCGCGGCGGACGCCCGGAGGGCCCGCGGCGCAGCTGGCGGCGCCTCGGCCTGCGCCGCAACCGCGACGACTCCGCACCGCGCTGA
- a CDS encoding AAA family ATPase, with product MPSLTLTARLSPSALDTRRGVVRLHPEVLDALGLRPWSAVELTGSRVTVALAAAAPPGGPTGVVLLDDVALTNLGLSEGAEVGVSPAEVRTAHRLRIAGSRMATATVSADTVRMALTGKVFRTGDTVSLLPQDVAPAPGSDAGEVRRKLSAAIGMTWTNELITITATDPDGVVAVKPSTVVEWRADAFAPAATDDGVAPQPAAVQPAPEAPAAPAESAVAVSDLAGAKDSANRLDEWLRLSFEQPELLRRLGATPHLGVLVSGPSGVGKATMARAVAASVGARTVEVGAPSIAALEARTAAQRFQDALGRASTAAAGDGGCVLLITDVEDLLPASDPPPLATVVLDALKGAIATERLAVVVTSAHPQSVDPRLREPGLVDRELTIGLPDAATRTDLLRVLLRNAPLEADVRLAEVAERAPGFVAADLVALCRESAVVAALRHRGEPGAEDARIRQQDLLDALSSVRPISMSTSDDLQTGGLTLDEVGDMAEVKQSLTEAVLWPLQYPDSFTRLGVQPPRGVLLYGPPGCGKTFLVRALAGSGRLNVLSVKGAELMDKFVGESERAVRELFLRAANAAPALVFLDEVDALAPRRGQSSDSGVGDRVVAALLTELDGVEPMRDVVVLGATNRPELVDPALLRPGRLERLVYVPPPDADAREAILRSAAKNTPLSSDVDLGALAGSLEGYSAADCAALVREAALTAMRESLAAAEVSAAHLDVARTAVRPSLDPAQLASLETYADSRR from the coding sequence GTGCCCTCGCTCACGCTCACCGCACGCCTGTCGCCGTCGGCCCTGGACACCCGGCGCGGGGTCGTCCGCCTCCACCCCGAAGTGCTCGACGCGCTGGGTCTGCGCCCGTGGAGCGCGGTGGAGCTGACCGGCAGCCGGGTCACCGTCGCGCTCGCCGCGGCGGCTCCGCCCGGCGGGCCGACCGGCGTGGTGCTGCTCGACGACGTCGCGCTGACCAACCTCGGCCTCTCCGAGGGCGCCGAGGTCGGGGTCTCGCCCGCCGAGGTCCGCACCGCGCACCGCCTCCGCATCGCGGGCTCGCGGATGGCGACCGCCACGGTCTCGGCCGACACCGTGCGCATGGCTCTGACCGGCAAGGTCTTCCGCACCGGCGACACCGTGTCACTGCTGCCGCAGGACGTGGCACCCGCGCCCGGCTCCGACGCGGGCGAGGTGCGGCGCAAGCTCTCCGCGGCGATCGGCATGACCTGGACCAACGAGCTGATCACCATCACCGCCACCGACCCTGACGGCGTCGTCGCGGTGAAACCGTCCACAGTGGTCGAATGGCGGGCGGACGCCTTCGCCCCGGCCGCGACGGACGACGGCGTCGCGCCGCAGCCGGCCGCCGTACAGCCCGCGCCGGAAGCCCCAGCCGCGCCGGCCGAGAGCGCTGTCGCGGTGTCCGACCTGGCCGGCGCCAAGGACAGCGCCAACCGCCTCGACGAATGGCTGCGGCTGTCGTTCGAACAGCCCGAGCTGCTGCGCCGCCTCGGCGCCACCCCGCACCTCGGCGTGCTGGTCAGCGGCCCCTCCGGAGTCGGCAAGGCGACGATGGCCCGCGCGGTCGCGGCGTCGGTCGGTGCCCGGACGGTCGAGGTCGGCGCGCCCAGCATCGCCGCGCTCGAGGCCCGCACCGCCGCTCAGCGGTTCCAGGACGCGCTGGGCCGGGCGAGCACCGCGGCGGCCGGAGACGGCGGGTGCGTGCTGCTCATCACCGACGTCGAGGATCTGCTGCCCGCGTCCGACCCACCCCCGCTGGCCACGGTCGTGCTCGACGCGCTGAAGGGCGCGATCGCCACCGAACGCCTCGCCGTCGTGGTCACCAGCGCGCACCCGCAGTCGGTGGACCCGCGCCTGCGCGAACCGGGACTGGTCGACCGCGAGCTGACCATCGGCCTGCCCGACGCGGCCACGCGGACCGACCTGCTGCGGGTGCTGCTGCGCAACGCGCCGCTGGAGGCCGACGTGCGGCTCGCCGAGGTCGCCGAGCGGGCGCCCGGCTTCGTCGCCGCGGACCTGGTCGCGCTGTGCCGGGAGTCGGCGGTGGTGGCGGCGCTGCGCCACCGGGGCGAGCCGGGAGCCGAGGACGCCCGCATCCGCCAGCAGGACCTGCTCGACGCGCTGTCGTCGGTCCGCCCGATCTCGATGTCCACTTCGGACGACCTCCAGACCGGCGGCCTGACGCTGGACGAGGTGGGCGACATGGCCGAGGTCAAGCAGTCGTTGACCGAGGCGGTGCTGTGGCCGTTGCAGTACCCGGACTCCTTCACCCGGCTGGGGGTCCAGCCGCCGCGCGGTGTGCTGCTCTACGGCCCGCCGGGCTGTGGGAAGACGTTCCTCGTGCGTGCCCTGGCGGGCAGCGGCCGGCTCAACGTGCTGTCGGTCAAGGGCGCGGAGCTGATGGACAAGTTCGTCGGCGAGTCCGAGCGGGCGGTGCGGGAGCTGTTCCTGCGCGCCGCGAACGCCGCTCCCGCGCTGGTCTTCCTCGACGAGGTGGACGCGCTGGCCCCGCGTCGCGGGCAGTCGTCGGACTCCGGCGTCGGCGACCGCGTGGTGGCGGCGCTGCTCACCGAGCTCGACGGCGTCGAGCCGATGCGCGACGTCGTGGTCCTGGGCGCGACGAACCGCCCCGAGCTGGTCGACCCGGCGCTGCTGCGGCCCGGAAGGCTGGAGCGGCTGGTGTACGTGCCGCCGCCGGACGCCGACGCGCGCGAGGCGATCCTGCGCTCGGCGGCGAAGAACACTCCGCTGTCGTCCGATGTGGACCTCGGCGCGCTGGCGGGGTCGCTGGAGGGCTACTCGGCGGCGGACTGCGCGGCACTGGTCCGGGAGGCGGCCCTCACCGCGATGCGGGAGTCCCTCGCCGCCGCGGAGGTCTCCGCCGCACACCTGGACGTCGCTCGCACCGCGGTTCGGCCGTCGCTCGACCCCGCGCAGCTCGCCTCCCTGGAGACCTACGCCGACTCCAGGCGCTGA
- a CDS encoding M48 family metallopeptidase — MSTLRGPWRAAFALALHIGFFALPIGLVAGLLAIAVFTFGYDRGSGLRVALVALVVGAVLGVGMRAVLRSRNRPRGVALSRSEHPQLWKAVDAICSAAHTAAPDEIRVTSEPNAFVREDTALLGLRTRARYLEVGLPLLAGLTASELRAVLAHEIGHLAARGRLTAMAYRASTSVERAASDLTGGPTKWLFGGYARLYSAAAGSTSPDLELAADAVAVRVTGKRAAVTALRKATAIEFGWREYAESYLSMAVSVERTPDVLLGFRAFMENSVRKPKLAERAKQAIAAESAGDSGHPTTRERIAAMKRMSGADKELDDRPAFALLRNPRKSVPVLEDRLLVDGLGPRMPWPELARLAGAEHVAHQASLLSSAVAQSGITTDPAIGGVLQAVHRGEGPDLVNPVLNPGLAPDRIAEAAVDTLTELLGGAVVDALVSAGRAHHELDWAGPSVVRLTNGRPLDPDRLVRPAVADPRLVPGLHRALVDLGVPLNHSRPPAEEPEASVAGLVSPVELAGSRYDMVVTDRGLVLLPTTASTAQRLLAGAVARAGRAERKQLAELAATPVAELRERRDAQWVDSRDVASARLLQERRGWTLVLDLYLDEYAVSSLDEGSVAPDADGAASAELRSTPDSMEHGDPYSGLGELMGARMDIDDQRDLTEE, encoded by the coding sequence TTGAGCACATTGCGTGGCCCCTGGCGCGCCGCATTCGCGTTGGCGCTGCACATCGGCTTTTTCGCCCTTCCGATCGGGCTCGTCGCCGGCCTGCTCGCGATCGCGGTGTTCACGTTCGGATACGACCGGGGCAGCGGCCTGCGCGTCGCGCTGGTCGCACTGGTCGTCGGCGCCGTGCTGGGCGTCGGCATGCGCGCCGTGCTGCGTTCCCGCAACCGCCCGCGCGGCGTCGCGCTGAGCCGGTCCGAACACCCCCAGCTGTGGAAGGCGGTCGACGCGATCTGCTCGGCCGCCCACACCGCGGCACCCGACGAGATCCGCGTCACCTCCGAACCCAACGCCTTCGTCCGGGAGGACACCGCGCTGCTGGGCCTGCGCACCCGCGCCCGCTACCTGGAGGTCGGGCTGCCGCTGCTGGCCGGGCTGACGGCCAGCGAGCTGCGCGCGGTGCTGGCCCACGAGATCGGCCACCTCGCGGCGCGCGGCAGGCTGACCGCGATGGCCTACCGGGCGTCGACGAGCGTGGAGCGGGCCGCCTCCGACCTGACCGGCGGACCGACGAAGTGGCTCTTCGGCGGCTACGCCCGCCTCTACAGCGCCGCCGCGGGCAGCACCAGCCCGGACCTGGAGCTGGCGGCCGACGCGGTCGCGGTGCGGGTCACCGGCAAGCGCGCGGCGGTGACCGCCCTGCGCAAGGCCACCGCCATCGAGTTCGGCTGGCGCGAGTACGCCGAGAGCTACCTCAGCATGGCGGTGAGCGTGGAGCGCACGCCCGACGTGCTGCTGGGCTTCCGGGCGTTCATGGAGAACAGCGTCCGCAAGCCCAAGCTCGCCGAACGCGCCAAGCAGGCGATCGCCGCCGAGTCCGCCGGGGACAGCGGGCACCCGACCACCCGCGAGCGCATCGCCGCGATGAAGCGGATGAGTGGCGCCGACAAGGAGCTCGACGACCGCCCGGCGTTCGCGCTGCTGCGCAACCCCCGCAAGAGCGTGCCCGTGCTGGAGGACCGGCTCCTGGTCGACGGGCTCGGCCCGCGCATGCCGTGGCCGGAGCTGGCGCGGCTGGCAGGCGCCGAGCACGTCGCGCACCAGGCGTCGCTGCTCAGCTCGGCGGTCGCGCAGAGCGGGATCACGACCGACCCGGCCATCGGCGGCGTCCTGCAGGCGGTGCACCGCGGCGAGGGGCCGGACCTGGTGAACCCGGTGCTCAACCCCGGTCTCGCCCCCGACCGCATAGCCGAGGCGGCGGTCGACACGCTCACCGAGCTGCTCGGCGGCGCGGTGGTCGACGCGCTGGTGTCGGCGGGGCGGGCGCACCACGAGCTGGACTGGGCCGGGCCGTCGGTGGTCCGGCTGACCAACGGGCGCCCGCTCGACCCGGACCGGCTGGTCCGCCCGGCCGTGGCCGATCCCCGGCTGGTGCCGGGGCTGCACCGCGCGCTGGTCGACCTCGGGGTCCCGCTGAACCACTCCAGGCCCCCGGCCGAGGAACCCGAGGCGTCGGTCGCGGGCCTCGTCAGCCCTGTCGAGCTGGCCGGGTCGCGCTACGACATGGTCGTCACCGACCGCGGGCTGGTGCTCCTGCCCACCACGGCCAGCACCGCGCAGCGGCTGCTGGCGGGCGCGGTCGCCCGCGCGGGCCGGGCGGAGCGGAAGCAGCTCGCGGAGCTGGCGGCGACGCCGGTGGCGGAGCTGCGCGAGCGACGGGACGCGCAGTGGGTCGACAGCCGCGACGTCGCGTCGGCCCGGCTGCTCCAGGAACGCCGGGGCTGGACCCTCGTCCTGGATCTATACCTCGACGAATACGCGGTGTCATCACTCGACGAGGGGTCGGTTGCTCCGGATGCCGACGGCGCGGCGTCGGCCGAGCTGCGCAGCACCCCTGATTCCATGGAGCACGGCGACCCCTACAGCGGCCTGGGAGAGCTGATGGGCGCGAGGATGGACATCGACGACCAACGCGATCTCACGGAGGAGTGA
- the thiC gene encoding phosphomethylpyrimidine synthase ThiC, translated as MADVRPNLSSDHHSVTTGPISGSRKVHHTTESGLKVPFRRIELSNGEHLDVYDTSGAYTDDDVQVDVHSGLHRLRAGWTDGREHRTQLGWAKAGVVTREMEFIAAREGVSPEFVRDEVASGRAVIPANRCHPESEPMIIGKNFLVKVNANIGNSAVTSSVEEEVEKMVWATRWGADTVMDLSTGKRIHETREQILRNSPVPIGTVPIYQALEKVNGDPEKLTWEIYRDTVIEQCEQGVDYMTVHAGVLLRYVPLTAQRVTGIVSRGGSIMAAWCLAHHRESFLYTHFSELCEILRDYDVTFSLGDGLRPGSIADANDRAQFAELETLGELTHIARDMDVQVMIEGPGHVPMHKIVENVKLEEELCGEAPFYTLGPLTTDIAPAYDHITSGIGAAVIAQAGTAMLCYVTPKEHLGLPNRDDVKVGVITYKIAAHAADLAKGHPRAQDWDDALSKARFEFRWNDQFNLSLDPDTARAYHDETLPAEPAKTAHFCSMCGPKFCSMKITQDVRKYAEERGLTSVEAIEAGMREKSDEFSESGGKVYLPVVG; from the coding sequence TTGGCCGACGTGCGCCCGAACCTGTCCAGCGACCACCACAGCGTGACCACCGGGCCCATCAGCGGCTCGCGGAAGGTCCACCACACCACCGAATCCGGCCTCAAGGTGCCGTTCCGCCGCATCGAGCTGTCCAACGGCGAGCACCTCGACGTCTACGACACCTCCGGCGCCTACACCGACGACGACGTGCAGGTCGACGTCCACAGCGGACTCCACCGGCTGCGGGCGGGCTGGACCGACGGCCGCGAGCACCGCACCCAGCTCGGCTGGGCCAAGGCCGGTGTGGTGACGCGGGAGATGGAGTTCATCGCCGCCCGCGAGGGGGTCTCGCCGGAGTTCGTCCGCGACGAGGTCGCCAGCGGTCGCGCCGTGATCCCGGCCAACCGCTGCCACCCGGAGAGCGAGCCGATGATCATCGGCAAGAACTTCCTGGTGAAGGTCAACGCCAACATCGGCAACTCCGCGGTGACCTCCTCGGTCGAGGAGGAGGTCGAGAAGATGGTGTGGGCGACCCGCTGGGGCGCCGACACCGTGATGGACCTGTCCACCGGGAAGCGGATCCACGAGACCCGCGAGCAGATCCTGCGCAACTCGCCGGTGCCGATCGGCACCGTGCCGATCTACCAGGCGCTGGAGAAGGTCAACGGCGACCCGGAGAAGCTCACCTGGGAGATCTACCGGGACACCGTGATCGAGCAGTGCGAGCAGGGCGTGGACTACATGACCGTGCACGCGGGCGTGCTGCTGCGGTACGTGCCGCTCACCGCGCAGCGGGTCACCGGCATCGTCTCCCGCGGCGGCTCGATCATGGCGGCCTGGTGCCTGGCGCACCACCGCGAGAGCTTCCTCTACACGCACTTCTCCGAGCTGTGCGAGATCCTGCGCGACTACGACGTCACCTTCTCCCTCGGCGACGGCCTGCGTCCCGGCTCGATCGCCGACGCCAACGACCGGGCGCAGTTCGCCGAGCTGGAGACCCTCGGCGAGCTGACCCACATCGCCCGCGACATGGACGTGCAGGTGATGATCGAGGGCCCCGGCCACGTCCCGATGCACAAGATCGTGGAGAACGTGAAGCTGGAGGAGGAGCTGTGCGGTGAGGCGCCGTTCTACACGCTCGGCCCGCTGACCACCGACATCGCGCCCGCCTACGACCACATCACCTCCGGCATCGGCGCGGCGGTGATCGCCCAGGCGGGCACGGCGATGCTCTGCTACGTCACGCCGAAGGAGCACCTGGGACTGCCCAACCGCGACGACGTGAAGGTCGGCGTCATCACCTACAAGATCGCCGCGCACGCCGCCGACCTCGCCAAGGGCCACCCCCGCGCGCAGGACTGGGACGACGCGCTGTCCAAGGCCCGCTTCGAGTTCCGGTGGAACGACCAGTTCAACCTGTCGCTGGACCCGGACACGGCGCGCGCGTACCACGACGAGACCCTGCCCGCCGAGCCCGCCAAGACCGCGCACTTCTGCTCGATGTGCGGGCCGAAGTTCTGCTCGATGAAGATCACCCAGGACGTGCGCAAGTACGCCGAGGAGCGCGGGCTGACCAGCGTCGAGGCGATCGAGGCCGGGATGCGGGAGAAGTCCGACGAGTTCTCCGAGTCCGGCGGCAAGGTCTACCTGCCGGTGGTCGGCTGA
- a CDS encoding Uma2 family endonuclease — MSVAPVSPLMGWEDLVHTWQDLDVPEGWRAEIIEGRIVMTPPPGHSHNLIASRLTKALVPAMSDDWEIFQTSGVQIPLRGNLFIPDLMIMRGQDVPAGSDPIPADKALLVVEITSRGNADVDRKTKLWSYAHAAVPLYLLIDRYGPDGEWVSLHSNPESGVYQDVHRVPFGKPIDLPVPFRLTLDTDRL; from the coding sequence ATGAGCGTTGCTCCGGTTTCTCCGCTGATGGGCTGGGAAGACCTGGTCCACACCTGGCAGGATCTGGATGTCCCGGAGGGATGGCGCGCGGAGATCATCGAGGGAAGGATCGTGATGACCCCGCCGCCGGGCCACTCGCACAACCTGATCGCAAGCAGGCTGACCAAGGCGCTCGTGCCCGCCATGTCCGACGACTGGGAGATCTTCCAGACCTCCGGCGTGCAGATCCCGTTGAGGGGGAATCTTTTCATCCCTGACCTGATGATCATGCGCGGGCAGGATGTCCCAGCGGGCTCGGATCCGATTCCCGCTGACAAGGCGTTGCTGGTCGTCGAGATCACTTCGCGAGGAAACGCCGACGTCGATCGCAAGACGAAGCTCTGGAGCTATGCGCACGCCGCTGTGCCGCTGTACTTGCTGATCGATCGCTACGGCCCCGATGGTGAATGGGTTTCGCTTCATTCGAATCCGGAGAGCGGCGTGTACCAAGATGTTCACCGCGTTCCGTTCGGCAAGCCGATCGATTTGCCCGTGCCGTTCCGCCTGACCCTCGACACCGATCGACTCTGA